A genomic segment from Desulfurispirillum indicum S5 encodes:
- a CDS encoding valine--tRNA ligase, whose amino-acid sequence MSSLAKYYDSQQSERKWYQAWLDKNYFHADEHSQKPAYSIVIPPPNVTGYLHIGHALCMTLQDVLIRYKRMDGYEALWLPGTDHASIATQIVVEKQLAEKGIDRVQLGREAFLEKVWEWKEHSGSMIVEQLKRLGCSCDWERERFTMDEQCNRGVMEAFVRLYHEGIIYRGKRLVNWCPVQQTSLSDLEVIHEDVEGAMYYIRYPVEGSDESFVIATTRPETLLGDTAVIVHPEDDRYRHLVGKRVVLPLCDRTIPVIGDDYVDREFGSGAMKVTPAHDFNDFEIGKRHGLQMINIFTDSADINDNAPVKYRRMERFAARKAILEDLESAGLLVKVDKHLHSVGKAERSGAIVEPYLSDQWYVNVEVMAQKASDAVRTKEVRFVPENWEKTYFHWMDNIRDWCISRQLWWGHRIPAWYCEECGHITVTVEMEVQRCEKCSSAHIRQDDDVLDTWFSSQLWPFATMGWPGSTATLEKFYPTSVLVTAFDIIFFWVARMIMAGYTFTDQKPFQEVYIHALVRDKYGRKMSKSVGNVIDPLGIIDQYGADALRFTLISQAGQGRDIKLDIDRIEGYTTFVNKMWNALRFTLHTMPEHPSSQLPENLAISDAWILGRLNATIAEVRRGLDGYQFNEASAAIYRFIWQELCDWYIELAKHRLYKGSDEEKAGASAVLCHCLLTSMKLLHPFMPFVTEEIYQQLPGHGESVVIDHFPVELDLSAHAEPIAVMEKVMASIDSVRSVRGEMNISPAQLLEAYLITDDQQLQAAASQYSDYFMALARVQTLHRAQDVQELRGRKGMVSAVTSYGEILLPLADIVDFEAELQRLQKEYDKVYKDFSVYDKKLSNEGFLKKAAEEVILKDRHRHEELKAILEKLQTNMAQMKEHL is encoded by the coding sequence ATGTCTTCACTGGCAAAGTACTACGACTCTCAGCAAAGCGAACGCAAATGGTACCAGGCATGGCTTGACAAGAACTACTTCCATGCCGATGAACATAGCCAAAAACCCGCCTATTCCATTGTCATTCCTCCACCCAATGTCACGGGATATCTGCACATCGGCCACGCCCTGTGCATGACCCTGCAGGATGTTCTTATCCGTTACAAGCGTATGGATGGTTACGAGGCCCTGTGGCTGCCCGGCACCGACCATGCTTCCATTGCCACCCAGATTGTGGTGGAGAAGCAGCTGGCCGAAAAGGGTATTGACCGGGTGCAGCTGGGCCGTGAAGCGTTCCTGGAAAAGGTGTGGGAGTGGAAAGAGCACTCCGGCAGCATGATTGTGGAGCAGCTCAAGCGTCTGGGCTGCTCCTGTGACTGGGAGCGCGAGCGCTTCACCATGGATGAGCAGTGCAACCGTGGTGTGATGGAAGCCTTTGTGCGCCTCTACCACGAAGGCATTATCTATCGCGGCAAACGCCTGGTGAACTGGTGCCCGGTGCAGCAGACCTCCCTCAGCGACCTGGAAGTCATCCACGAGGACGTGGAAGGCGCCATGTACTATATCCGCTATCCCGTCGAGGGCAGCGACGAATCCTTTGTCATCGCCACCACCCGCCCTGAAACCCTGCTGGGCGATACGGCGGTGATCGTGCACCCCGAAGATGATCGCTACCGCCACCTGGTTGGCAAACGGGTTGTGCTGCCCCTGTGCGATCGCACCATTCCCGTTATCGGCGACGATTACGTGGACCGGGAGTTTGGCAGCGGGGCCATGAAGGTTACCCCCGCCCATGACTTCAACGACTTTGAAATCGGCAAGCGCCACGGCCTGCAGATGATCAATATATTCACCGACAGCGCCGACATCAATGACAACGCCCCGGTCAAGTATCGCCGCATGGAACGCTTCGCGGCCCGCAAGGCTATTCTGGAAGACCTGGAGAGCGCCGGACTGCTGGTGAAGGTGGACAAACACCTGCACTCGGTGGGCAAGGCAGAGCGTTCCGGTGCCATTGTGGAGCCGTACCTGAGCGATCAGTGGTACGTGAACGTGGAAGTTATGGCCCAGAAGGCCAGCGACGCCGTGCGTACCAAAGAAGTGCGCTTTGTCCCCGAAAACTGGGAAAAGACCTACTTCCACTGGATGGACAATATCCGCGACTGGTGCATCTCACGTCAGCTGTGGTGGGGCCATCGTATTCCCGCCTGGTACTGTGAGGAGTGCGGACATATCACCGTGACGGTGGAAATGGAAGTACAGCGCTGTGAAAAGTGCTCCTCGGCCCACATCCGCCAGGATGACGATGTGCTGGACACCTGGTTCAGCTCCCAGCTGTGGCCTTTTGCCACCATGGGCTGGCCCGGCAGCACCGCAACCCTGGAGAAGTTCTACCCCACCTCGGTGCTGGTGACGGCCTTTGATATCATCTTCTTCTGGGTGGCCCGCATGATCATGGCCGGCTACACCTTTACCGATCAGAAGCCCTTCCAGGAAGTGTATATCCACGCCCTGGTGCGGGACAAGTATGGCCGCAAGATGTCCAAGTCCGTGGGCAACGTCATTGATCCCCTGGGCATCATCGACCAGTACGGCGCTGACGCCCTGCGCTTCACCCTGATTTCCCAGGCCGGACAGGGGCGGGATATCAAGCTGGATATCGACCGCATTGAAGGCTACACCACCTTTGTGAACAAAATGTGGAACGCCCTGCGCTTCACCCTGCATACCATGCCGGAACACCCCTCCAGTCAGTTGCCGGAAAATCTCGCCATCAGCGACGCCTGGATTCTGGGGCGCCTGAATGCCACCATCGCCGAAGTGCGGCGCGGCCTGGATGGCTATCAGTTCAATGAGGCATCCGCAGCCATCTACCGCTTTATCTGGCAGGAGCTGTGCGACTGGTATATTGAGCTTGCCAAACACCGCCTCTATAAAGGCAGTGATGAGGAGAAGGCCGGCGCTTCGGCGGTGCTGTGCCACTGCCTGCTCACCTCCATGAAGCTGCTGCACCCCTTTATGCCCTTTGTCACCGAGGAGATCTATCAGCAGCTGCCTGGCCATGGCGAATCGGTGGTCATCGACCACTTCCCCGTGGAACTCGATCTTTCCGCCCATGCCGAACCCATCGCTGTGATGGAGAAGGTCATGGCCTCCATTGATTCCGTGCGCAGTGTGCGTGGTGAAATGAACATCTCGCCGGCCCAGCTCCTTGAGGCCTATCTCATAACCGATGACCAGCAGCTGCAGGCAGCCGCCAGTCAGTACAGCGATTACTTTATGGCCCTGGCCCGGGTGCAGACCCTGCACAGAGCCCAGGATGTTCAGGAGCTTCGCGGGCGCAAGGGAATGGTCAGTGCCGTTACCAGTTATGGCGAAATCCTGCTGCCTCTGGCTGAT